One Methylophaga marina DNA window includes the following coding sequences:
- a CDS encoding DUF4124 domain-containing protein: MIRKLFLFLFLCLFSLSVSAGQLYRFPDENGVMTLSTSLPSAAAQKGYDIIDAETMRLIERVPAALTEQELLEQAAQQKVEEEARLQAEAQAKQAEEARQAQQAYDKTLLITYRSEADLIRARDSDIAYRQEQIEMHQQKLPDLKQYLYQLQNEAAQRELSGAKITANMQKRLDAAKEEIQVRQQAINDLKAEITQLESKYDHDLKRLKYLFKPNKQ; the protein is encoded by the coding sequence ATGATACGTAAATTATTCCTGTTCTTATTCCTCTGCTTATTCAGCCTTTCCGTCTCAGCAGGTCAGCTATACCGCTTCCCTGACGAGAATGGTGTGATGACATTAAGTACCTCGCTGCCATCTGCTGCAGCACAGAAAGGCTACGACATCATTGATGCTGAAACCATGCGTCTTATTGAGCGTGTACCAGCGGCCCTAACAGAGCAAGAATTGCTCGAGCAGGCTGCACAGCAAAAAGTCGAAGAAGAAGCGCGTCTGCAAGCCGAAGCACAAGCCAAACAGGCAGAGGAAGCCCGTCAGGCACAACAGGCTTATGATAAAACATTACTGATTACGTACCGCTCGGAAGCTGATCTTATTCGCGCACGTGATAGTGATATAGCTTATCGACAAGAACAGATTGAGATGCATCAACAAAAGCTACCTGATCTCAAACAGTATCTCTATCAACTACAAAATGAAGCTGCTCAACGTGAGCTAAGTGGCGCCAAAATCACTGCTAATATGCAAAAACGCTTAGATGCAGCAAAAGAAGAAATTCAAGTAAGACAGCAAGCTATTAATGATCTGAAAGCCGAGATCACACAGTTAGAAAGTAAATATGATCATGATCTCAAACGATTGAAATACCTGTTTAAACCTAACAAACAATAG
- a CDS encoding sulfite exporter TauE/SafE family protein codes for MSFLDQFILFLVSLVANTFSAFSGGGAGLIQFPVLIFLGLSFSIALATHKVASVALGIGAVLRYLKTSRLERQFVLLMLLTGLPGVVLGGNIILLVPDRWAEIALGMLTGGLGIYSILKPQLGQHYVPVHRDWSGCIMGGLVLFLIGFLNGSLTSGTGLFVTLWLVGWFGMDYQRAVAYTLIMVGLFWNGTGAITLGLLGDIRWDWLPALLLGSLLGGYLGSHLAIKHGNRWIKRAFEIVTLCISVKLIYG; via the coding sequence TTGAGTTTTCTCGATCAATTTATCTTGTTTTTGGTTTCATTGGTAGCCAATACTTTTTCTGCCTTCTCAGGTGGTGGTGCCGGGCTTATCCAATTTCCCGTATTAATCTTTCTCGGATTAAGTTTTTCTATTGCATTAGCGACTCATAAAGTCGCGAGTGTGGCTCTAGGAATTGGCGCTGTTTTGCGCTATTTGAAAACAAGCCGATTAGAACGCCAATTTGTTTTATTAATGTTACTAACAGGACTGCCGGGAGTCGTACTGGGTGGAAATATTATTTTGCTGGTCCCTGATCGTTGGGCAGAAATAGCATTGGGCATGTTAACCGGTGGATTGGGTATTTACTCCATTCTCAAACCACAGTTAGGTCAACATTACGTGCCTGTACACAGAGATTGGAGCGGCTGCATCATGGGGGGATTGGTTTTATTTCTGATAGGCTTCTTAAATGGCTCTCTGACCTCAGGTACCGGGCTTTTTGTGACATTATGGCTGGTAGGTTGGTTTGGTATGGATTATCAGCGTGCAGTCGCTTACACGCTGATAATGGTCGGGTTGTTTTGGAATGGTACAGGTGCTATCACTCTGGGGCTGCTAGGTGATATTCGTTGGGATTGGTTGCCAGCATTGCTACTTGGCTCATTACTGGGCGGTTATCTGGGATCTCATCTGGCAATAAAACATGGTAATCGTTGGATTAAACGTGCATTTGAAATCGTGACTTTGTGTATATCTGTGAAATTAATCTACGGCTAA